One Prodigiosinella aquatilis DNA window includes the following coding sequences:
- a CDS encoding branched-chain amino acid ABC transporter permease → MLLLSFVYSAIYQFGDNFAFLVLSALGLAVIFGMMGVINLAHGEFIMCGAYVTITLNKSGLPLPLAMLVGALVSAFAGGVIERLVVRHLYDRLYDSVVATWAISLIVQQSMLLLAGPSLEGLSTPFGSFTLGDYSFSTYRALLPLFAIAVLLLLYWLFFHTNYGVCARATIQNARMASCLGLETDRIYTQTFALGAGMAGLAGAIYAPTMTAVPTMGNAFIIQAFVSVVVGGANVLIGTIPAAMTLSTIQTGLNAWYGQLAGQIGLLITAMLVIRLLPNGVGSLFTRNR, encoded by the coding sequence ATGTTATTGCTGTCCTTTGTTTATTCAGCGATCTACCAGTTTGGCGATAACTTTGCCTTTCTGGTTCTGTCAGCTCTTGGGCTGGCGGTGATCTTCGGCATGATGGGCGTTATTAATCTGGCCCATGGTGAATTCATCATGTGCGGAGCTTACGTGACCATCACGCTGAACAAATCCGGGCTACCACTCCCGCTCGCCATGCTGGTCGGCGCCCTGGTATCGGCTTTTGCCGGTGGTGTCATCGAACGGCTAGTGGTTCGTCATCTGTATGATCGCCTGTATGACTCTGTGGTAGCCACCTGGGCGATTAGCCTGATTGTGCAGCAAAGCATGTTGCTGTTGGCGGGGCCCTCACTGGAAGGACTTTCCACGCCGTTTGGTTCATTCACACTGGGTGACTACTCGTTTTCCACCTACCGGGCCTTACTGCCGCTGTTTGCCATCGCGGTGCTCCTGCTGCTGTACTGGCTGTTTTTCCATACCAATTACGGCGTCTGCGCCAGAGCCACAATACAAAATGCCCGCATGGCCTCTTGTCTTGGACTGGAAACCGACCGTATCTATACCCAGACATTCGCACTGGGTGCCGGGATGGCCGGGTTGGCGGGGGCTATTTATGCCCCGACGATGACGGCTGTTCCCACGATGGGCAATGCGTTCATCATACAAGCTTTCGTTTCAGTCGTCGTAGGCGGTGCCAATGTGCTGATTGGCACCATTCCTGCTGCCATGACGCTTAGCACTATCCAGACCGGTCTGAATGCCTGGTATGGACAACTGGCCGGTCAAATCGGCCTGCTGATTACGGCCATGTTGGTTATCCGCCTGTTGCCAAACGGTGTCGGTAGCCTGTTTACCCGCAATCGTTAG